A section of the Desulfotignum phosphitoxidans DSM 13687 genome encodes:
- the lhgO gene encoding L-2-hydroxyglutarate oxidase: MKPHDLTIIGGGIVGISTALALQTRFPEAKILLIEKEHRFAAHQTGHNSGVIHAGVYYAPGSLKADFCRRGSQATMAFCKEHHIPFKQCGKLLVATTPIELERMQALKQRCAQNQIQVVDVNQQELTHMEPHIQGLGALLVPATGICDFIQITRKMADLFLAKGGRVQTGQSVTHLNETRDQVTVSTRTHTVSTRYLVVCAGLMADRLAKMMHIDIDFSILPFRGEYFQLPAHRSDIVSRLIYPIPDPDLPFLGVHLTPMIDGRITVGPNAVLGFDREGYGRFSANFTDIADMAVFPGFWKVMTRHLVSGIKEQVDSIWKPGYLTRIRKYCPSLTNTDLLPYPPGIRAQAVTRNGDLVHDFLFAKTPRSLHVCNAPSPAATSAIPIGQYLRDRAIDLFNLNG, encoded by the coding sequence ATGAAACCGCATGACTTGACTATCATCGGTGGTGGAATTGTGGGAATATCCACGGCTCTGGCACTTCAAACGCGATTCCCTGAAGCAAAGATTCTGCTGATCGAAAAAGAACACCGGTTCGCCGCTCACCAGACCGGGCATAATTCCGGCGTGATTCATGCCGGTGTCTATTACGCACCCGGCAGCCTGAAAGCGGATTTCTGCCGGCGCGGATCCCAGGCCACCATGGCATTCTGTAAAGAGCACCACATACCATTCAAGCAATGCGGCAAACTCCTGGTGGCCACAACCCCCATTGAGCTGGAGCGAATGCAGGCATTGAAACAGCGATGCGCCCAGAACCAGATCCAGGTGGTTGATGTGAACCAGCAGGAACTGACGCATATGGAACCCCATATTCAGGGACTGGGGGCTTTGCTGGTCCCGGCCACCGGGATCTGCGACTTTATACAGATCACCCGGAAAATGGCAGACCTGTTTCTGGCCAAAGGCGGACGTGTGCAGACCGGGCAGTCTGTTACTCATTTGAACGAAACCCGGGATCAGGTGACGGTTTCCACCCGGACCCATACCGTTTCGACCCGTTATCTGGTGGTGTGCGCCGGTTTGATGGCGGACCGTCTGGCAAAAATGATGCACATAGACATCGATTTTTCCATCCTGCCTTTCCGGGGGGAATATTTTCAACTGCCCGCACACCGGTCCGATATTGTTTCCCGGCTTATCTATCCCATACCCGACCCGGATCTGCCCTTTCTGGGCGTTCACCTGACGCCCATGATCGACGGGCGAATCACAGTCGGTCCCAATGCAGTGCTGGGATTTGACCGGGAAGGATATGGGCGGTTCAGCGCCAATTTTACCGATATCGCTGACATGGCGGTATTCCCCGGATTCTGGAAGGTCATGACCCGGCACCTGGTATCCGGTATCAAAGAACAGGTGGATTCTATATGGAAACCCGGGTATCTGACACGTATCCGAAAATACTGCCCGTCTTTGACAAATACTGACCTTTTACCCTATCCCCCGGGCATCCGGGCCCAGGCGGTCACCCGAAACGGCGATCTGGTCCACGATTTTCTGTTTGCCAAAACCCCGCGGTCCCTGCATGTCTGCAATGCCCCGTCCCCGGCAGCCACATCCGCCATTCCCATCGGTCAGTACCTGCGGGACCGGGCCATTGACCTGTTCAATCTGAACGGATAG
- a CDS encoding AAA-type ATPase lid domain-containing protein gives MQKPNRTSLEKYAKKMGRDIVKLSSYAIDFLNKYSFPGNVRELENLIERSVALSSTNIILPESLTISMHKTGRKIQDGDDYRCNLSQVAQGVDLDEVLSGVESAYLKKALGMAGGDKKKAADLLNLSLRSLRYRLDKNTPVS, from the coding sequence ATGCAAAAACCTAACCGGACATCACTGGAAAAATATGCCAAAAAAATGGGCCGGGATATTGTGAAGCTGTCTTCCTATGCCATCGATTTTTTAAACAAATATTCATTTCCCGGGAATGTGCGTGAGCTTGAAAATTTGATCGAACGTTCCGTGGCCCTGTCATCCACCAACATTATTTTGCCCGAAAGCCTGACCATTTCCATGCACAAAACCGGACGAAAGATTCAAGATGGCGACGATTACCGGTGCAATCTATCACAGGTGGCACAGGGGGTGGACTTAGATGAAGTGTTGTCCGGTGTTGAATCCGCCTACCTGAAAAAAGCCTTGGGAATGGCCGGGGGAGACAAGAAAAAGGCAGCGGATCTGCTGAATTTGTCTTTACGCTCCCTGCGGTATCGCCTGGATAAAAATACACCGGTTTCATAA